In Penicillium oxalicum strain HP7-1 chromosome I, whole genome shotgun sequence, a single window of DNA contains:
- a CDS encoding Anucleate primary sterigmata protein A — translation MEDPFVATSGQPAASRESHRYSSFDTQLFNLNASSPAQAKRALEAHLAETERRLEEASKLGTALIEQQQALTDRLKEVEQQQDEGEMGPELRQRLADLEQEYNEIGRETARAFLGPKRMAGGPEDPQSGTPGFDQKSPLNSALFAGQSTNSPSKVSVPSRKQRNQPSSRVHDIEFATEISTSLLAQVRQLQAMLAEREETLKSVNLEKSRLEIEAEGYSQRIRALDDSEQRYKDENWALETQTHELMAAVREATEREKRLTSSLSTANAEKNAVEREVEELRQANAKLAEEQAIAQKMNDSEIHLLRRNLTAGDAEKLALQKKLEELTGQNQELAKAVAMRIRQFESQDARDMPDDLNDDDDDHITPENSPPQSPNKFTPRHGHLETETLKSSLGHAHRMIQNLKSTIHREKTEKIELKRMLQEARDEVEQRRRETNASNASVKRLKTKEASLRKPARPDLLGAGRKEKASVELEFHDTDWEDNAVQGSPTRPTGTTWDAGARPAVRPGIRSGIDSSTDEPSDVYQTATEAEEGFETANERATATESEAFQTGLESMAGDTSDDSADLTETEISIQRTPRTRKPSLAMAKTRDRDPYHSTASATSDEEDTDGGFPSPSQQTHISGRRVRSKRSVLRRIRPSGEAPMAINSRPSSARASPAPSFEEQPVSHEGQSLFAELAELEGGDEDDDGDTVAASPTSTPRMDPLSDSRRPSEVMLDTLPRPVMVDSGMMTDPWEPSSTSIAAMAGAAAAGAAAAGVTGAAVSALHDHDPPTTPERNADREVAVNDGELPVVTSSGTQWTPLKHTNGDHDQLGNVPTPPKMAWDDRSVRAELVEASTQAEPVEMGVASIFTQETLPTPPRLPELAISYLPGCFTQPVEHAVPVPEVPEMVYSSIESQETAPVKAIIPTPEPVMPVVAAREHPELSLSSHFVHFTEPIVPQLPEPEIQPVPVVEEVQVLEMAVSTIASQQTEPIKAIPAPAPEPVVIPAPVPEPVLPNLTICALDPAVTVPVKAVPVPMPEPLLPSLSMSLLEPALTEPVQARAAPPPEPIVIQAPPPEPVIPELAIAMADPAFTEPLAPKMAELPPQPVHSISALSSIETKPLQSVSKPIVQLSDIAMQTDPVDVPEAAVVANIVPDSGHGATEIDRQSSGTRTVERRISAGLALNDVSGNSLLPESDRQQPSFVSSDHGCQTILSSKQIDQILMDRESSRPISSASSGKHAAEMAAIGATAASSFATPKLRPRPQPALSTRSAASSQRRPDTATSQNSSLSVHPPLPADHREAIAAAEKRSIDIPSASLPANMGPPAAPASAFRANLHAAPRTPNEPSTGPGSARTVSTQTRVRRGSQSQMSRRSSVSSFASEIEERFNIPYAGPVPHGYNANTDPRMIQAITQTMIGEFLWKYTRKTGSSDMSSTRHRRYFWVHPYTRTLYWSEQDPQTAGKAQMRTKSVPIEAVRVVADDNPYPPGLHCRSLEVVSPGRKVRFTATTSQRHETWYNALSYLLLREGSEKSEDNGSVTLDDIDEFNPGFRSSSRLTTRMSVSSYNSRTLRQQQRPQRAASAMSMRSGGGTPGRASPALSTSGPNASLQVPDDPHQRSSSRLSSILNSSIRGSFSSLKTRNGQPESLADESIRDKPSIETLAHEADDEDRLENVRACCDGKHDVGSLSRNSKFSPRVNRMHSHH, via the exons ATGGAGGACCCCTTCGTGGCGACTTCGGGACAACCCGCTGCCTCGCGCGAATCGCATCGCTACTCCTCCTTTGACACGCAACTCTTCAACCTCAATGCTTCCTCGCCCGCACAGGCGAAGCGCGCTCTCGAGGCTCACCTCGCAGAAACTGAGCGCCGTTTGGAGGAGGCATCTAAACTGGGAACGGCCCTTATTGAACAGCAACAGGCTCTCACAGATCGACTGAAAGAGGTGGAACAGCAGCAAGATGAAGGCGAGATGGGACCGGAGCTGCGACAGCGGCTAGCTGACTTGGAGCAAGAATATAATGAGATTGGTCGTGAGACCGCCCGTGCCTTTCTCGGTCCGAAGAGAATGGCAGGTGGCCCGGAGGATCCGCAGTCGGGAACTCCGGGTTTCGATCAAAAG TCTCCTCTCAATTCGGCTCTCTTCGCGGGCCAATCGACCAACTCCCCCAGCAAAGTGAGCGTTCCCTCTCGCAAACAGCGCAATCAACCGTCCAGCCGTGTTCACGACATCGAGTTTGCCACGGAGATTTCCACctctcttctcgctcaaGTGCGCCAATTACAGGCCATGTTGGCAGAAAGAGAGGAGACGCTCAAGTCGGTCAACTTGGAAAAGTCGCGACTGGAAATCGAAGCAGAGGGATACTCTCAGCGAATTCGTGCTCTCGACGATAGCGAGCAACGATACAAGGACGAGAACTGGGCCCTCGAAACCCAAACGCACGAGCTCATGGCTGCAGTCAGAGAAGCGACGGAACGCGAGAAGCGTCTTACCTCCAGCCTCAGCACTGCCAACGCAGAAAAAAATGCcgtggagagagaggtcGAGGAGCTGAGGCAAGCCAACGCAAAGCTGGCAGAGGAACAGGCCATTGCTCAGAAAATGAATGATTCTGAAATCCACCTTCTGCGTCGGAACCTCACTGCTGGTGATGCGGAAAAACTGGCCCTACAAAAGAAACTGGAGGAACTGACAGGTCAAAATCAAGAGTTGGCGAAGGCGGTTGCCATGCGCATCCGTCAATTTGAGTCGCAAGATGCTCGAGACATGCCCGACGACCtcaatgatgatgacgatgaccaCATCACACCGGAGAACTCGCCCCCTCAATCGCCCAACAAGTTCACCCCTCGCCACGGCCATTTGGAAACGGAAACACTCAAGAGCTCTCTAGGTCACGCGCATCGCATGATCCAGAACCTGAAAAGCACCATTCATCGGGAGAAGACAGAGAAGATCGAGCTCAAGCGCATGCTACAAGAGGCTCGTGACGAGGTTGAGCAGCGTCGCCGTGAGACTAATGCGTCTAACGCTTCGGTCAAACGACTgaagaccaaggaggcaTCTCTCCGCAAGCCTGCTCGCCCGGACCTCCTCGGCGCCGGCCGGAAAGAAAAGGCGTCTGTCGAGCTGGAGTTCCATGATACAGACTGGGAGGACAACGCCGTTCAGGGCAGTCCCACAAGACCTACCGGGACCACCTGGGATGCGGGTGCTCGCCCGGCTGTGCGCCCTGGTATTCGCTCTGGGATCGACTCCTCGACGGATGAGCCCAGCGATGTGTATCAGACGGCCACGGAGGCTGAggaaggattcgagacggcAAACGAACGTGCGACGGCGACCGAAAGTGAAGCATTCCAGACTGGCCTCGAAAGCATGGCTGGCGATACCAGCGATGATTCTGCTGACTTGACCGAGACAGAAATCAGTATCCAGAGAACTCCTCGCACCCGTAAGCCATCCCTGGCAATGGCGAAAACGCGTGATCGTGATCCCTACCACAGCACGGCATCTGCCACgtccgacgaggaagacaccGACGGAGgattcccctcccccagccAACAGACCCATATCTCTGGGCGCCGCGTTCGGAGCAAGCGGAGTGTTCTTCGGCGGATTCGTCCCTCGGGAGAGGCTCCAATGGCAATCAACAGTCGCCCATCCAGCGCACGCGCCTCTCCCGCCCCTAGCTTCGAGGAGCAGCCCGTATCTCACGAGGGCCAGAGCCTCTTCGCGGAACTCGCAGAGCTGGAGGGTGgggatgaagacgacgatggagataCTGTTGCAGCGTCCCCAACCTCCACCCCGCGTATGGATCCCTTATCGGACTCTCGCAGACCATCTGAGGTCATGTTGGACACTTTGCCTCGGCCTGTCATGGTCGATTCGGGCATGATGACTGATCCCTGGGAGCCTAGTAGCACATCGATTGCTGCCATGGCCGGTGCTGCAGCCGCCGGTGCTGCGGCTGCAGGCGTGACCGGCGCAGCAGTCTCCGCTTTGCATGACCATGACCCCCCAACTACCCCCGAGAGAAACGCCGATCGTGAAGTTGCAGTCAATGATGGGGAACTGCCCGTGGTGACCAGCTCAGGCACCCAGTGGACACCTCTCAAGCACACTAATGGAGATCACGATCAACTAGGCAACGTCCCCACGCCACCAAAGATGGCATGGGATGATCGATCAGTGAGAGCCGAGTTGGTCGAAGCTAGTACTCAGGCTGAGCCGGTGGAAATGGGCGTGGCGTCAATTTTCACCCAGGAAACGCTTCCCACTCCGCCACGTCTTCCTGAGCTTGCGATTTCCTATCTCCCTGGTTGTTTCACCCAGCCTGTGGAGCATGCGGTGCCCGTTCCTGAAGTGCCGGAGATGGTATACTCATCGATTGAGTCGCAGGAGACAGCTCCTGTCAAAGCCATTATTCCAACTCCGGAGCCTGTCATGCCTGTTGTGGCTGCCCGAGAGCACCCCGAGCTGTCGTTGTCCTCCCACTTTGTTCACTTCACTGAGCCAATTGTGCCTCAGCTACCTGAACCTGAAATCCAGCCGGTCCCTGTTGTCGAAGAGGTGCAAGTGCTGGAGATGGCAGTGTCTACTATTGCTTCGCAGCAAACCGAGCCGATCAAGGCCATTCCGGCTCCTGCGCCTGAACCGGTCGTCATTCCTGCGCCGGTGCCGGAGCCTGTCTTGCCAAACTTGACCATCTGCGCGCTAGACCCAGCCGTGACAGTACCAGTCAAGGCCGTACCTGTTCCCATGCCGGAGCCGCTTCTTCCTAGCCTCTCGATGTCCCTTCTTGAGCCTGCGTTGACGGAGCCCGTGCAAGCCAGGGCGGCCCCTCCTCCCGAACCGATCGTCATCCAGGCACCGCCACCAGAGCCCGTGATCCCAGAGTTGGCGATCGCTATGGCGGACCCAGCCTTTACTGAGCCTCTCGCGCCAAAAATGGCCGAACTGCCACCCCAGCCAGTGCACTCTATCTCTGCACTCAGCTCTATTGAAACCAAGCCATTGCAATCTGTTTCTAAGCCCATTGTTCAATTGAGCGATATTGCCATGCAGACTGATCCCGTTGACGTGCCAGAGGCTGCTGTGGTTGCGAATATCGTACCGGATAGTGGACACGGGGCCACCGAGATTGACCGGCAAAGTTCTGGAACTCGTACTGTTGAGCGACGAATTAGCGCAGGCCTTGCTTTGAATGATGTTTCTGGCAACTCCTTGTTGCCCGAATCTGACAGGCAACAGCCGAGCTTCGTCAGCTCCGACCACGGGTGCCAGACAATTCTCTCGTCGAAGCAGATTGATCAGATCTTGATGGATCGAGAATCTTCCCGCCCTATCTCCTCCGCAAGCTCTGGAAAACACGCCGCGGAAATGGCAGCAATTGGTGCCACTGCAGCATCATCCTTTGCCACCCCCAAGCTCCGACCTCGCCCTCAACCAGCTCTGTCCACAAGGTCTGCCGCGTCGAGCCAAAGACGACCCGATACCGCAACCAGCCAAAATTCCTCCCTTAGCGTTCATCCCCCGTTGCCGGCTGACCATCGTGAAGCTATCGCGGCTGCCGAGAAAAGGTCTATCGACATCCCCAGTGCTTCTCTCCCCGCCAACATGGGCCCTCCCGCTGCGCCAGCTTCGGCTTTCCGAGCGAATTTGCACGCCGCTCCTCGCACGCCCAACGAGCCAAGCACAGGTCCTGGCTCCGCTCGAACCGTTTCCACCCAGACACGTGTGCGAAGGGGCAGTCAGAGTCAAATGTCACGGCGGTCGTCAGTGTCTTCCTTTGCCTCTGAGATCGAGGAACGTTTCAATATCCCTTATGCTGGACCGGTGCCCCATGGCTACAATGCCAACACTGACCCGCGCATGATCCAAGCGATCACTCAGACCATGATTGGCGAATTCTTGTGGAAGTATACTCGCAAGACTGGATCTTCTGACATGTCATCTACCCGCCATCGCCGCTATTTCTGGGTTCACCCGTACACCCGTACATTATACTGGAGCGAGCAAGATCCTCAAACGGCAGGTAAGGCACAAATGCGAACCAAGAGTGTCCCCATCGAGGCGGTTCGAGTGGTTGCGGATGACAACCCCTATCCGCCGGGCCTTCACTGCCGAAGTTTGGAGGTCGTTAGCCCAGGTCGCAAGGTCCGCTTCACCGCCACCACAAGCCAACGACATGAAACGTGGTACAACGCTTTGTCTTATCTGCTTCTCCGAGAGGGAAGTGAAAAGTCCGAGGACAATGGCAGTGTCACTCTCGATGACATTGACGAATTCAACCCTGGGTTCCGCTCCTCGTCGCGCCTGACGACTCGTATGTCAGTTTCCTCCTACAACAGCCGCACACTCCGCCAGCAGCAGAGGCCACAGCGTGCAGCTTCGGCCATGTCGATGCGATCGGGCGGTGGAACTCCAGGACGAGCATCCCCCGCGTTGAGCACTTCTGGGCCTAATGCGTCACTGCAAGTCCCAGATGACCCTCATCAGCGGTCGTCTTCTCGACTCAGCTCCATCCTGAATAGCTCAATCCGAGGTTCATTTTCCAGTCTCAAAACCCGTAATGGACAACCGGAAAGTCTTGCGGATGAGAGCATTCGTGATAAGCCCAGTATAGAAACACTCGCACACGAAgccgatgacgaggatcGATTGGAGAACGTTCGCGCTTGTTGCGACGGCAAGCATGACGTGGGCTCGCTCTCCCGCAATAGCAAGTTCAGCCCGCGGGTCAACCGCATGCATTCTCATCATTAA
- a CDS encoding Pre-mRNA-splicing factor cwc24, with amino-acid sequence MADDNAAPDAVPQFGFKKRAKGKANFRKKPATPPPASDSDSEFTSSDGEDGQRIKRRRKNVAVTATSAGNTTRRDPTSEQPTGAGPAPLSTNNDATKSSNWYDDDLSTKNLLGSTRAQALATAGPDGTYKGAANYSSFIQKNPDAPTKQFGPMKAPTNVRTVTVMDFAPDVCKDWKQTGWCGFGDSCKFLHAGEDYKQGWELDRDWEIGTNGKKLSGRVVSQRKGAAKTAEDDEDEDDDELLDSIPFACIICRKPYQNPIITKCGHYFCESCALQRYRKNPSCAACGAGTGGVFNTAKKLNTLLEKKREKARKERERAIENGEEVSDDEDGEHAEEE; translated from the exons ATGGCAGACGACAACGCAGCTCCAGACGCGGTGCCCCAGTTCGGCTTCAAGAAACGTGCCAAGGGTAAAGCCAACTTCCGCAAGAAGCCCGCCACGCCGCCACCCGCGTCCGACTCTGATTCCGAGTTCACCTCCtcggatggagaagatggccagcGCATCAAAAGGCGACGAAAGAACGTCGCCGTGACGGCGACCTCTGCAGGAAACACGACCCGAAGAGATCCGACAAGCGAGCAACCTACCGGGGCCGGCCCCGCGCCGCTGTCGACGAACAACGATGCCACCAAATCCTCCAATTGGTATGATGACGATCTGAGCACGAAGAACCTCCTGGGGTCAACTCGCGCTCAAGCTCTGGCGACCGCCGGTCCTGACGGAACATATAAGGGAGCCGCCAATTATTCCTCCTTCATACAAAAGAACCCGGATGCGCCTACGAAACAGTTTGGTCCCATGAAAGCGCCGACCAATGTGCGCACGGTGACGGTGATGGACTTTGCGCCAGACGTCTGCAAGGACTGGAAGCAGACCGGCTGGTGTGGATTCG GTGACTCTTGTAAATTCCTACACGCCGGCGAAGACTACAAACAAGGATGGGAATTGGATCGAGACTGGGAGATTGGCACcaatggcaagaagctgAGTGGACGGGTGGTCTCGCAGCGAAAGGGCGCGGCCAAGACCGcggaggatgacgaagacgaggacgacgatgagcTGCTGGACAGCATCCCCTTTGCCTGCATCATCTGCCGGAAACCATATCAGAACCCGATCATCACCAAGTGCGGCCATTACTTCTGCGAGTCGTGCGCGCTCCAGCGGTACCGGAAAAATCCGTCCTGCGCAGCATGCGGGGCCGGCACCGGGGGCGTTTTCAACACTGCAAAGAAATTGAACACCTTGCTGGAAAAGAAGCGGGAGAAGGCGCGAAAGGAACGAGAAAGGGCTATTGAAAATGGCGAGGAAGTgagcgacgatgaggacggTGAGCATGCGGAGGAAGAATGA